A window from Desulfovibrio subterraneus encodes these proteins:
- a CDS encoding YdcF family protein: MMRWLNALLRLIGAVALVGLLMLGGGLLYAGHWLTSDDVPSVADAIVVLGGDYHRPAYAAELYRKGYAPLVYVSRVAYPPTATMLEKYGVTYPRQEDVYQRILITEGVPPEAIRLHGDKLLSTIEEAESIASRLGPGPGRLIVVTSPPHIRRAGKIFRDVMPGWTIMMTAIPDPPFPDPWWSTQASAREVLLELSKTAFYMFGGAFRSSDEAGQQ; encoded by the coding sequence ATGATGCGTTGGCTGAATGCCTTGTTGCGGCTGATCGGTGCTGTTGCGCTGGTCGGTCTGCTGATGCTTGGCGGGGGCTTGTTGTATGCAGGACATTGGCTGACTTCCGACGATGTGCCGTCGGTGGCGGATGCCATTGTGGTGCTTGGGGGCGATTATCATCGTCCCGCCTATGCTGCCGAGCTGTACCGGAAGGGGTATGCGCCTCTCGTGTATGTGAGCCGCGTGGCATATCCGCCCACGGCTACCATGCTGGAGAAGTACGGGGTAACGTATCCCCGGCAGGAGGATGTGTACCAGCGTATTCTTATCACCGAGGGCGTCCCTCCGGAAGCCATACGGCTGCATGGCGATAAGTTGCTGAGCACCATTGAAGAGGCAGAGTCTATTGCCAGCAGGCTGGGTCCGGGGCCGGGCAGGCTGATCGTGGTCACGTCGCCCCCCCATATCCGGCGTGCAGGCAAGATTTTCAGGGATGTCATGCCCGGATGGACCATAATGATGACCGCAATACCTGATCCGCCTTTCCCCGATCCGTGGTGGTCCACGCAGGCATCTGCCCGCGAGGTGCTGCTGGAGCTGTCCAAAACCGCATTCTACATGTTTGGCGGCGCCTTCCGCTCGTCGGATGAAGCAGGCCAGCAGTGA
- the tgt gene encoding tRNA guanosine(34) transglycosylase Tgt: MANIGEFTIHATDGAARTGVLHTAHGPVQTPIFMPVGTVGSVKAIAPDDLEAIGAEIILGNTYHLYLRPGDEVVARRGGLHEFNAWRKPILTDSGGFQVFSLNELRKIQEEGVTFRSHLDGSKHLFTPEKVVSIQRNLNSDIMMVLDECVPYGADKAYTARSLELTTRWARRCRDAYPQGTAGNLLFAITQGGFFKDLRERSIAQLTGMDDFDGFALGGLSVGESKQEMMEMLYHCAPLLPVAKPRYLMGVGTPLDIINGINAGIDMFDCVLPTRNARNGTLYTSVGKINIKRQEYAEDDGPLDPNCSCYTCRTFSRAYLRHLYHAKEILSFRLNSIHNLTYFLDTVRGARKAIKDGTFAAYKKQYEEIYPQEVV, from the coding sequence ATGGCAAACATCGGTGAATTTACAATACATGCAACGGACGGAGCAGCCCGCACCGGCGTGCTGCATACGGCTCACGGCCCGGTCCAAACCCCCATTTTCATGCCCGTGGGCACGGTGGGGAGCGTAAAGGCCATTGCTCCGGACGATCTTGAGGCTATTGGTGCCGAGATCATTCTCGGAAATACCTATCATCTGTATCTGCGCCCCGGCGATGAGGTCGTGGCGCGACGCGGCGGACTGCACGAGTTCAACGCGTGGCGCAAGCCCATCCTCACCGACAGCGGCGGCTTTCAGGTTTTCAGCCTGAATGAGCTGCGCAAGATTCAGGAGGAAGGGGTTACCTTCCGCTCGCACCTCGACGGCTCAAAGCACCTTTTTACGCCCGAGAAGGTTGTGTCCATTCAGCGCAATCTCAATTCGGACATCATGATGGTGCTGGACGAATGCGTCCCCTACGGTGCGGACAAGGCATATACAGCCCGTTCCCTTGAACTGACCACCCGCTGGGCACGGCGTTGCCGCGATGCCTACCCGCAGGGTACGGCGGGCAATTTGCTGTTTGCCATCACGCAGGGCGGGTTCTTCAAGGATCTGCGCGAGCGCTCCATCGCCCAGCTTACGGGCATGGACGACTTTGACGGCTTTGCCCTTGGCGGGCTTTCCGTTGGTGAAAGCAAACAGGAAATGATGGAGATGCTCTATCACTGCGCACCGTTGCTGCCGGTGGCCAAGCCGCGTTACCTTATGGGGGTGGGCACGCCTCTGGATATCATTAACGGTATCAACGCGGGCATCGACATGTTCGACTGCGTGCTGCCGACCCGTAACGCGCGTAACGGCACGCTGTATACTTCGGTGGGCAAGATCAATATCAAGCGGCAGGAATATGCCGAAGATGACGGTCCGCTCGATCCGAACTGCTCATGCTATACCTGTCGCACGTTCAGCCGCGCGTATCTGCGTCATTTGTATCATGCCAAGGAGATTCTCTCCTTCCGCCTGAATTCCATTCATAACCTTACTTATTTTCTCGATACGGTCAGAGGTGCACGCAAGGCCATCAAAGATGGTACTTTCGCCGCCTATAAAAAGCAGTATGAGGAAATCTACCCTCAGGAAGTGGTATGA
- a CDS encoding methyl-accepting chemotaxis protein, giving the protein MAGFIRNSIGAKTSLLVSLISFIIFSALVSISSYMQRSSMMAELDKAMTTTSELVQLSIEKPMVVGNDAGTRDEFRFLSEKYKDMTIYLTNFKGNITYSTDSHTERKDLDAVVQNETLSGLAARALKVNTHESAMLEYAGGSHFVRVVSIPNASACHHCHGASQPILGQMVVMQDITPTVANIDFQLYENIAISLGGLLTLIAAVVFFIRRSVVRPLLHIANSSEEISKGNLNADLVVHSDDELGILSRNLGHMVDKLKTELGFSKGILDGMTTPALVVDTSCRISFTNPALLKLVGHSGNPADFVGQGVGEFMFNESGRETLSHQVLANRSSIVGHESTFTNRRGEQVTMVVDSSPIYDLDGKLIGAFTICTDMTEVRQQQALVQEQNKMITHAAHAAGQVSEQVSSASEELSAQIQQSSAGADEQRKLTADSAAAMTEMNASVLEVAQNASLAAESASEAQRQAMEGAKVVDAAVHKINTVAEQANMLKQEMGELGRQAQGIGQIITVIEDIADQTNLLALNAAIEAARAGEAGRGFAVVADEVRKLAEKTMSATREVVSFVGSIQDCAKRNVTATDRAVTLVGESTELASHSGQMLHTIVGMVESTADQVRAIATASEQQSAASEQISRSVEEINIISSETAQAMLQSANAVADLARLAQELNGIIEEMRRG; this is encoded by the coding sequence ATGGCAGGATTCATCAGAAACTCCATTGGAGCCAAGACTTCGCTGCTGGTCTCTCTTATTTCGTTCATCATTTTTTCGGCGCTGGTGAGTATCAGCAGCTACATGCAGCGCTCCAGCATGATGGCCGAGCTCGACAAGGCCATGACAACGACCTCTGAACTGGTTCAGTTGTCCATTGAAAAGCCCATGGTGGTGGGGAATGATGCCGGTACCCGCGATGAGTTCCGGTTCCTGTCCGAGAAGTACAAGGACATGACCATCTACCTCACCAACTTCAAGGGTAATATCACCTACAGCACCGACTCGCACACGGAACGGAAGGACCTTGATGCCGTCGTGCAGAATGAAACACTGTCCGGTCTTGCCGCACGCGCGTTGAAAGTGAATACGCACGAAAGCGCCATGCTGGAGTATGCCGGTGGAAGTCATTTCGTCCGTGTGGTCAGCATCCCCAATGCGAGTGCCTGTCACCATTGCCACGGGGCTTCGCAGCCCATTCTGGGACAGATGGTTGTTATGCAGGATATCACCCCGACAGTGGCGAATATCGATTTCCAGCTGTATGAGAATATTGCCATATCTCTTGGCGGATTGCTGACTCTTATTGCGGCTGTTGTCTTTTTCATTCGCCGCAGTGTGGTGCGGCCTCTTCTGCACATTGCCAACAGCAGTGAAGAGATCAGCAAGGGAAATCTCAATGCTGATCTCGTCGTGCACAGTGATGATGAGCTTGGGATACTCTCACGAAACCTCGGGCATATGGTTGATAAACTCAAGACTGAACTTGGTTTTTCAAAGGGTATTCTTGACGGTATGACCACGCCTGCTCTGGTGGTAGATACGAGTTGTCGTATTTCCTTTACCAACCCTGCATTGCTGAAACTTGTAGGCCATAGCGGCAATCCGGCAGATTTTGTCGGACAGGGGGTGGGCGAATTCATGTTCAACGAATCCGGTCGCGAAACCCTCTCGCATCAGGTGCTTGCGAACCGGTCCTCCATTGTGGGACATGAGTCTACGTTTACCAATCGCAGAGGCGAGCAGGTCACCATGGTGGTTGATTCCTCGCCCATATATGACCTCGACGGCAAACTCATCGGGGCCTTCACCATCTGTACAGATATGACAGAGGTGCGCCAGCAGCAGGCACTGGTGCAGGAACAGAACAAGATGATCACGCATGCGGCCCATGCTGCAGGGCAGGTTTCCGAACAGGTTTCCTCTGCTTCTGAAGAGCTGTCGGCACAGATTCAGCAATCCAGTGCCGGTGCCGATGAACAGCGCAAGCTTACGGCCGATTCAGCCGCCGCCATGACGGAGATGAATGCCTCGGTCCTTGAAGTGGCCCAGAATGCCTCACTTGCTGCGGAATCGGCGAGCGAGGCCCAGAGGCAGGCCATGGAAGGTGCCAAGGTGGTTGATGCGGCCGTGCATAAGATCAACACCGTTGCCGAACAGGCAAACATGCTCAAGCAGGAAATGGGTGAGCTTGGAAGGCAGGCGCAGGGCATAGGCCAGATCATCACCGTGATCGAGGATATTGCAGACCAGACCAACCTGCTGGCGCTGAATGCGGCCATTGAAGCGGCCCGCGCGGGTGAAGCCGGACGCGGATTTGCGGTGGTTGCAGATGAAGTGCGCAAGCTGGCGGAAAAGACCATGTCGGCAACCCGCGAGGTGGTTAGTTTTGTCGGCTCCATTCAGGATTGTGCCAAGCGCAACGTTACAGCCACTGACAGGGCCGTGACGCTGGTGGGCGAATCCACAGAGCTTGCAAGCCACTCCGGGCAGATGCTGCATACCATTGTGGGCATGGTGGAAAGTACGGCGGATCAGGTGCGTGCCATTGCCACGGCCAGTGAGCAGCAGTCCGCAGCCAGCGAACAGATCAGCCGTTCGGTGGAAGAGATCAACATCATTTCGAGCGAAACCGCGCAGGCCATGTTACAGTCTGCCAACGCCGTAGCTGATCTTGCCCGACTGGCACAGGAGCTGAACGGCATTATCGAAGAGATGCGCAGAGGCTAG
- a CDS encoding cytochrome c family protein: MMLVGKKKRTYLLMVLFSCFGVLVVTASSVWAGDYVGTKACADCHEEQFTQFMKHSKKAHSWKSISVMADDLTTEEREGCYECHTTGHGKGGFVSYEQTPHLADVGCETCHGPGRAHVESGGDPETIQKTPTLESCQTCHNESRIGAFGFKPLIHSGAH, translated from the coding sequence ATGATGCTGGTGGGCAAAAAGAAGCGAACGTACTTGTTAATGGTTCTATTTTCATGTTTCGGGGTACTGGTTGTCACGGCTTCTTCGGTGTGGGCCGGAGATTATGTGGGAACCAAGGCCTGTGCAGATTGCCATGAAGAGCAATTTACGCAGTTCATGAAGCACTCAAAGAAAGCGCATTCATGGAAGAGCATCAGCGTGATGGCCGATGATCTGACGACTGAAGAGCGAGAAGGCTGTTACGAATGTCATACCACAGGGCACGGCAAGGGAGGGTTTGTCAGCTACGAGCAGACGCCCCACCTCGCAGACGTGGGATGCGAAACATGCCATGGCCCGGGGCGGGCACATGTAGAATCGGGTGGCGATCCCGAGACTATTCAGAAAACGCCGACGTTGGAGAGCTGCCAGACGTGTCATAACGAGAGCCGCATCGGTGCGTTCGGCTTCAAACCGCTTATACACAGCGGCGCGCACTAG